In the Streptomyces sp. BHT-5-2 genome, one interval contains:
- the nuoL gene encoding NADH-quinone oxidoreductase subunit L yields MENLIALLVAAPLVGAALLLCGGKRLDRAGHWIGSLLAVASFAVGVVLFVDMLGRSPEHRALHQHLFSWIPVGGFRADVAFQLDQLSMTFVLLITGVGSLIHIYSIGYMEHDERRRRFFGYLNLFLAAMLLLVLADNYLLLYVGWEGVGLASYLLIGFWQHKPSAATAAKKAFLVNRVGDMGLSIAIMLMFTTFGTFAFGPVLAATGGASEGKLTAIGLLLLLAACGKSAQVPLQSWLGDAMEGPTPVSALIHAATMVTAGVYLITRSGAIFNAAPDAQTAVVAVGAVTLLFGAIVGCAKDDIKKALAGSTMSQIGYMVLAAGLGPIGYAFAIMHLVTHGFFKAGLFLGAGSVMHAMNDEVDMRRYGGLRTYMPVTFVTFGLGYLAIIGFPGLSGFFSKDKIIEAAFARGGTEGWILGGAALLGAAITAFYMTRVMLMTFFGEKRWDPSEFRPHESPKVMTIPMILLAVGSVFAGGLFSVGDAFVGWLEPVTSFAHGHSPVSAGVVTAATMVVLVVGVGIAWLRYGRREVPATAPRGSLLTRAARRDLLQDDFNHVVLVRGGEHLTRTLVYLDHSLVDGAVNGTAALMGGLSRRLRQLQTGFVRSYAVQMLGGAAVLVAATLLMRGV; encoded by the coding sequence GTGGAGAACTTGATCGCGCTGCTCGTCGCGGCACCGCTGGTCGGTGCGGCCCTGCTGCTGTGCGGCGGCAAACGCCTGGACCGCGCCGGCCACTGGATCGGCTCGCTGCTGGCGGTGGCCTCGTTCGCCGTCGGGGTGGTGCTCTTCGTCGACATGCTCGGCCGCAGCCCCGAGCACCGGGCGCTGCACCAGCACCTCTTCAGCTGGATCCCGGTCGGCGGCTTCCGGGCCGATGTCGCCTTCCAGCTGGACCAGTTGTCGATGACCTTCGTCCTGCTGATCACCGGGGTCGGCTCGCTGATCCACATCTACTCGATCGGCTACATGGAGCACGACGAGCGGCGCCGCCGCTTCTTCGGCTACCTCAACCTCTTCCTGGCGGCGATGCTGCTGCTGGTCCTCGCGGACAACTACCTCCTGCTGTACGTCGGTTGGGAGGGCGTGGGCCTGGCGTCGTACCTGCTCATCGGGTTCTGGCAGCACAAGCCCAGTGCGGCCACCGCCGCGAAGAAGGCGTTCCTGGTCAACCGCGTCGGCGACATGGGCCTGTCCATCGCGATCATGCTGATGTTCACGACGTTCGGTACGTTCGCCTTCGGGCCGGTGCTCGCCGCGACCGGCGGCGCTTCCGAGGGGAAGCTGACCGCCATCGGCCTGTTGCTGCTGCTGGCCGCCTGCGGCAAGTCGGCGCAGGTGCCGCTCCAGTCCTGGTTGGGCGACGCCATGGAGGGCCCGACCCCGGTCTCGGCCCTGATCCACGCCGCCACCATGGTCACCGCCGGGGTGTATCTGATCACCCGCTCCGGCGCGATCTTCAACGCCGCACCGGACGCCCAGACCGCCGTGGTCGCGGTCGGCGCGGTCACCCTGCTGTTCGGTGCGATCGTCGGTTGCGCCAAGGACGACATCAAGAAGGCGCTGGCCGGTTCGACGATGTCGCAGATCGGCTACATGGTCCTGGCCGCCGGCCTGGGCCCGATCGGCTACGCCTTCGCGATCATGCACCTGGTCACCCACGGCTTCTTCAAGGCGGGCCTCTTCCTCGGCGCCGGTTCCGTGATGCACGCGATGAACGACGAGGTGGACATGCGCCGTTACGGCGGTCTGCGCACGTACATGCCGGTCACCTTCGTCACCTTCGGGCTCGGCTATCTGGCCATCATCGGCTTCCCCGGGCTGTCCGGCTTCTTCTCCAAGGACAAGATCATCGAGGCGGCGTTCGCCCGCGGCGGCACCGAGGGCTGGATCCTCGGCGGCGCGGCCCTGCTGGGCGCCGCGATCACCGCGTTCTACATGACGCGGGTGATGCTGATGACGTTCTTCGGCGAGAAGCGGTGGGACCCCTCGGAGTTCCGTCCGCACGAGTCGCCGAAGGTGATGACGATCCCGATGATCCTGCTGGCCGTCGGCTCGGTCTTCGCGGGCGGGCTGTTCAGTGTGGGGGACGCCTTCGTCGGCTGGCTGGAGCCCGTCACCTCCTTCGCGCACGGCCACTCCCCGGTGAGCGCCGGTGTGGTCACCGCCGCCACGATGGTGGTGCTGGTCGTCGGCGTCGGCATCGCCTGGCTGAGGTACGGCCGCCGGGAGGTCCCGGCCACCGCCCCGCGCGGTTCGCTGCTGACCCGGGCCGCCCGCCGGGATCTGCTCCAGGACGACTTCAACCACGTCGTCCTGGTGCGCGGCGGCGAGCACCTGACCCGCACGCTGGTCTATCTCGACCACTCCCTGGTGGACGGCGCGGTCAACGGCACGGCGGCCCTGATGGGCGGACTCTCCCGCCGGCTGCGCCAGTTGCAGACCGGCTTCGTCCGCTCGTACGCGGTCCAGATGCTGGGCGGGGCCGCCGTTCTCGTCGCCGCGACCCTGCTGATGAGGGGTGTCTGA
- the nuoK gene encoding NADH-quinone oxidoreductase subunit NuoK, with protein sequence MNPVYYLYLAALLFTIGAAGVLIRRNAIVVFMCIELMLNACNLAFVTFSRMHGNLDGQIIAFFTMVVAAAEVVVGLAIIVSIFRTRHSASVDDASLMKL encoded by the coding sequence ATGAATCCGGTCTACTACCTCTACCTCGCCGCCCTGTTGTTCACCATCGGCGCGGCAGGCGTGCTGATCAGGCGGAACGCCATCGTGGTGTTCATGTGCATCGAACTGATGCTGAACGCCTGCAACCTCGCCTTCGTCACCTTCTCGCGGATGCACGGGAATCTCGACGGCCAGATCATCGCCTTCTTCACGATGGTCGTCGCCGCGGCGGAGGTCGTGGTCGGCCTGGCCATCATCGTGTCGATCTTCCGTACCCGTCATTCGGCCTCGGTCGACGACGCCAGCCTGATGAAGCTGTAA
- a CDS encoding NADH-quinone oxidoreductase subunit J, translating to MTDLAAAASSGEAVQFWLLGIVAVAGALCTILMKRAVHSALSLAGTMIVLAVFYLANGAYFLGIVQIVVYTGAIMMLFLFVVMLVGVTAADSLKETLKGQRWLAAGLGLGFGILLIAGIGNASLKEFNGLGDANSGGNVQGLAALIFTKYVFAFELTGALLITAVVGAMVLTHRERTERARTQRERSEARIREGKQARPSPDHRPSTSGSAWPLPTPAPAPGVYARHNAVDIPGLLPDGTASELTVSPTLRERGQVRDVSGQSLAELKALEQRSEEWLGRAPDRSGKDGKRRSGPAEPKEGAQK from the coding sequence ATGACGGATCTCGCCGCCGCGGCCTCCTCGGGGGAGGCCGTGCAGTTCTGGCTCCTGGGCATCGTCGCCGTCGCCGGCGCACTGTGCACGATCCTGATGAAGCGGGCCGTGCACAGCGCCCTCTCGCTCGCCGGGACCATGATCGTCCTGGCGGTCTTCTATCTGGCCAACGGTGCGTACTTCCTCGGCATCGTGCAGATCGTGGTCTACACCGGCGCGATCATGATGCTGTTCCTCTTCGTCGTGATGCTGGTCGGCGTCACCGCGGCGGACTCCCTCAAGGAAACCCTCAAGGGGCAGCGCTGGCTCGCCGCCGGGCTGGGCCTCGGCTTCGGCATCCTGCTGATCGCCGGCATCGGCAACGCCTCGCTCAAGGAGTTCAACGGCCTGGGCGACGCCAACTCCGGCGGCAACGTCCAGGGCCTGGCCGCGCTCATCTTCACCAAGTACGTCTTCGCCTTCGAGCTCACCGGCGCGCTGCTGATCACCGCGGTGGTCGGCGCGATGGTGCTCACCCACCGGGAGCGCACCGAGCGCGCCCGGACCCAGCGGGAGCGCTCCGAGGCCCGGATCCGCGAGGGCAAGCAGGCCCGCCCGTCGCCCGACCACCGCCCCTCGACGTCAGGCTCCGCCTGGCCCCTTCCGACCCCGGCGCCCGCACCGGGTGTCTACGCCCGGCACAACGCAGTCGACATCCCCGGTCTGCTCCCGGACGGCACCGCCTCCGAGCTGACGGTCAGTCCGACGCTGCGCGAGCGCGGCCAGGTGCGGGACGTCTCGGGCCAGTCGCTGGCCGAACTCAAGGCGCTGGAGCAGCGGTCCGAGGAGTGGCTGGGGCGGGCGCCCGACCGGTCCGGGAAGGACGGGAAGCGGCGTTCCGGCCCCGCGGAGCCGAAGGAGGGCGCCCAGAAATGA
- the nuoI gene encoding NADH-quinone oxidoreductase subunit NuoI produces the protein MPEFQNPVAGFGVTFKAMFKKRLTEQYPEEKKPTAPRFHGRHQLNRHPDGLEKCIGCELCAWACPADAIYVEGADNTDEERYSPGERYGAVYQINYLRCILCGLCVEACPTRALTMTNEYELADRSRASLIYTKEELLVGLSEGMVDSPHAIHPGMTERDYYNGLVTEAAPGTVRQVAVSKGERPGDAAGAPAAQQDAPGEEAHA, from the coding sequence GTGCCTGAGTTCCAGAACCCGGTGGCCGGCTTCGGCGTGACCTTCAAGGCCATGTTCAAGAAGCGGCTGACCGAGCAGTATCCCGAGGAGAAGAAGCCGACGGCGCCGCGTTTCCACGGCCGGCACCAGCTCAACCGCCATCCGGACGGGCTGGAGAAATGCATCGGCTGCGAGCTGTGCGCGTGGGCCTGCCCGGCGGACGCGATCTATGTCGAGGGCGCCGACAACACCGACGAGGAGCGCTACTCCCCGGGCGAGCGGTACGGCGCCGTCTACCAGATCAACTACCTCCGCTGCATCCTGTGCGGCCTGTGCGTGGAGGCGTGCCCGACCCGCGCGCTCACCATGACCAACGAGTACGAACTCGCCGACCGCTCCCGCGCCTCGCTCATCTACACCAAGGAAGAGCTGCTGGTGGGCCTGTCGGAGGGGATGGTCGACTCCCCGCACGCGATCCACCCGGGGATGACCGAACGGGACTACTACAACGGGCTGGTGACGGAGGCCGCGCCGGGCACGGTCCGGCAGGTCGCGGTCTCCAAGGGCGAGCGGCCGGGGGACGCCGCGGGCGCGCCGGCCGCGCAGCAGGACGCCCCGGGCGAGGAGGCGCACGCATGA
- the nuoH gene encoding NADH-quinone oxidoreductase subunit NuoH: protein MMHRPGFPLAALAAQEDLSMFGRDPWWLVVIKAVFCFAFLMLTVLFSIVWERKVVAWMQLRIGPNRHGPWGMLQSLADGIKLMLKEDLVVRGADKAVYVLAPVVAAIPAFMAIAVIPFGPAGNEISIFGHRTPMQLTDLPIGVLYILATASVGIYGIVLAGWSSGSTYPLLGGLRSCAQMISYEIAMGAAFASVFLYSGSMSTSTIVESQTNKWYVLLLPVSFLLYIVTMVGETNRAPFDMPESEGDLVGGFNTEYSSIKFAMFMLAEYVNMVTVSSVAVTLFLGGWRAPWPISTFWEGANHGWWPMLWFTVKVQLLLFFFIWLRGTLPRVRYDQLMRLGWKVLIPVSMVWLLLVATVRALKNEGYDFSQIVLYVGGGAVALLLISLVVDFFRRVEPEDGDGAAAFDPMAGGFPVPPLPGQTLPPVPRRRPRRDGELIVSGRVDTVSEGNESDGKGGDGA from the coding sequence ATGATGCACCGTCCCGGTTTTCCGCTGGCCGCGCTGGCCGCCCAGGAGGACCTGTCGATGTTCGGGCGGGACCCGTGGTGGCTGGTCGTCATCAAGGCGGTGTTCTGCTTCGCGTTCCTGATGCTGACGGTGCTGTTCTCCATCGTCTGGGAGCGCAAGGTCGTCGCCTGGATGCAGCTGCGGATCGGGCCCAACCGGCACGGGCCGTGGGGAATGCTCCAGTCCCTGGCCGACGGCATCAAGCTGATGCTGAAGGAGGACCTGGTCGTCCGGGGCGCCGACAAGGCGGTGTACGTTCTCGCGCCCGTGGTGGCGGCGATCCCGGCCTTCATGGCGATCGCGGTGATCCCCTTCGGCCCGGCGGGCAACGAGATCTCGATCTTCGGGCACCGCACCCCGATGCAGCTCACCGACCTCCCGATCGGCGTCCTCTACATCCTCGCCACGGCCTCGGTGGGCATCTACGGCATCGTGCTGGCGGGCTGGTCGTCCGGTTCGACGTATCCGCTGCTGGGCGGTCTGCGGTCGTGCGCGCAGATGATCTCGTACGAGATCGCGATGGGGGCGGCGTTCGCGTCGGTCTTCCTCTACTCCGGGTCGATGTCGACGTCGACCATCGTGGAGTCGCAAACGAACAAGTGGTACGTGCTGCTGCTGCCGGTGTCGTTCCTCCTCTACATCGTGACGATGGTGGGGGAGACCAACCGCGCGCCGTTCGACATGCCGGAGTCCGAGGGCGATCTGGTCGGCGGCTTCAACACCGAGTACTCGTCGATCAAGTTCGCGATGTTCATGCTCGCCGAGTACGTCAACATGGTCACCGTCTCGTCGGTCGCGGTCACCCTCTTCCTGGGCGGCTGGCGGGCGCCCTGGCCGATCTCGACGTTCTGGGAGGGCGCGAACCACGGCTGGTGGCCGATGCTCTGGTTCACCGTCAAGGTGCAGCTGCTGCTGTTCTTCTTCATCTGGCTGCGCGGCACCCTCCCCCGGGTCCGCTACGACCAGCTGATGCGGCTGGGCTGGAAGGTCCTCATCCCGGTGTCGATGGTGTGGCTGCTGCTCGTCGCCACCGTCCGGGCGCTGAAGAACGAGGGCTACGACTTCTCGCAGATCGTGCTGTACGTGGGCGGCGGTGCGGTGGCACTGCTGCTGATCTCGCTGGTCGTGGACTTCTTCCGGCGGGTGGAGCCGGAGGACGGCGACGGCGCGGCCGCGTTCGATCCGATGGCCGGCGGGTTCCCCGTCCCGCCGCTGCCCGGGCAGACCCTGCCGCCGGTGCCGCGCCGACGCCCCCGCCGTGACGGGGAGTTGATTGTCAGTGGTCGGGTGGACACTGTGAGTGAGGGAAATGAGAGCGACGGAAAGGGGGGCGACGGTGCCTGA
- a CDS encoding NADH-quinone oxidoreductase subunit G, producing MTVTTAGSSSGSAAVPPEDLVTLTIDGTEISVPKGTLVIRAAELLGIEIPRFCDHPLLDPAGACRQCIVEVEGQRKPMASCTITCTDGMVVRTQLTSPVAEKAQRGVMELLLINHPLDCPVCDKGGECPLQNQAMQVGDPDSRFEGKKRTYEKPVPISTQVLLDRERCVLCARCTRFSNQIAGDPMIELVERGALQQVGTGEGDPFESYFSGNTIQICPVGALTSAAYRFRSRPFDLVSSPSVCEHCAGGCATRTDHRRGKVLRRLAADDPEVNEEWICDKGRFAFRYAQARDRLEHPLVRNAESGELEPASWPAALDAAARGLVAARGRAGVLTGGRLTVEDAYAYAKFARVALHTNDIDFRARPHSAEEADFLAAQVAGRGRDLAGEGVTYTSLEQAPAVLLAGIEAEEEAPGVFLRLRKAHRKRGQRTWGLASHATRGLIKAGGRLLPAAPGTETEWLTALSQEGLAGGAGLDGEGRSAAEALRAAGAVIVVGERLATVPGALTAALRTAAATGARLVWMPRRAGERGAVEAGALPGLLPGGRPATDPVARDEVAAAWGVAALPHRHGRDTGQMIEAAATGELAALLVAGVEVADLPDPARALTALDEVGFLVSLELRPSAVTERADVVLPVAAVVEKAGTFLNWEGRARSFEAALKPDQMTRRQLLPDARVLQMLADAMTGTDGGSAVGALDLPDVRAVRRELDRLGGWRGPYAGEPRETGRSLPRPGAGEAVLAGHRLLLDQGLLQEGDEALAGTRHAAVARLSATTAREAGAEDGGLLEVTGPAGSVRLPLRVTPMPDRVVWLPLNSVGGGVAADAGAHPGELVKVSAVPGTPAPAKEVDA from the coding sequence ATGACCGTCACCACAGCGGGGTCGAGCAGTGGCTCCGCGGCCGTGCCACCGGAGGACCTCGTCACCCTGACGATCGACGGCACCGAGATCTCCGTCCCCAAGGGGACGCTGGTCATCCGGGCCGCCGAACTCCTCGGCATCGAGATCCCGCGCTTCTGCGACCATCCGCTGCTGGACCCGGCGGGGGCCTGCCGGCAGTGCATCGTCGAGGTCGAGGGCCAGCGCAAGCCGATGGCCTCGTGCACCATCACCTGCACCGACGGGATGGTCGTCCGCACCCAACTGACCTCCCCGGTGGCGGAGAAGGCGCAGCGCGGCGTGATGGAGCTGCTGCTGATCAACCACCCGCTCGACTGCCCGGTGTGCGACAAGGGCGGCGAGTGTCCGCTACAGAACCAGGCGATGCAGGTCGGCGACCCCGACAGCCGCTTCGAGGGGAAGAAGCGCACCTACGAGAAGCCGGTGCCGATCTCCACGCAGGTGCTGCTGGACCGCGAACGGTGCGTGCTGTGCGCACGGTGCACCCGCTTCAGCAATCAGATCGCCGGCGACCCGATGATCGAGCTGGTCGAGCGGGGCGCCCTCCAACAGGTCGGCACCGGCGAGGGCGACCCCTTCGAGTCGTACTTCTCCGGGAACACCATCCAGATCTGCCCGGTGGGCGCGCTCACCTCCGCCGCGTACCGCTTCCGTTCCCGCCCCTTCGACCTGGTCTCCTCGCCGTCGGTGTGCGAGCACTGCGCGGGCGGCTGCGCGACCCGGACCGACCACCGCCGGGGCAAGGTCCTGCGGCGGCTGGCGGCGGACGACCCCGAGGTCAACGAGGAGTGGATCTGCGACAAGGGGCGGTTCGCCTTCCGGTACGCGCAGGCCCGGGACCGGCTGGAGCACCCTCTGGTGCGCAACGCCGAGTCCGGTGAGCTGGAGCCGGCGAGCTGGCCGGCCGCGCTGGACGCCGCGGCCCGCGGTCTGGTCGCCGCCCGGGGCCGGGCCGGGGTGCTGACCGGCGGCCGGCTGACCGTCGAGGACGCCTACGCCTACGCCAAGTTCGCGCGGGTCGCGCTGCACACCAACGACATCGACTTCCGGGCCCGGCCGCACAGCGCCGAGGAGGCCGACTTCCTGGCCGCCCAGGTCGCCGGCCGCGGCCGCGACCTGGCGGGGGAAGGCGTCACGTACACCTCGCTGGAGCAGGCGCCGGCGGTCCTGCTGGCCGGGATCGAGGCGGAGGAGGAGGCGCCCGGCGTCTTCCTGCGGCTGCGCAAGGCGCACCGCAAGCGGGGCCAGCGCACCTGGGGCCTGGCAAGTCACGCCACCCGTGGGCTGATCAAGGCCGGCGGGCGGCTGCTGCCGGCGGCGCCCGGCACCGAGACCGAGTGGCTGACAGCTCTCTCTCAGGAGGGGCTGGCGGGCGGGGCCGGGCTGGACGGTGAGGGGCGGTCCGCCGCGGAGGCGCTGCGCGCGGCGGGTGCGGTGATCGTCGTCGGCGAGCGGCTGGCGACGGTCCCCGGGGCGCTGACCGCGGCGCTCCGCACGGCCGCCGCCACCGGCGCCCGTCTGGTGTGGATGCCGCGCCGGGCGGGCGAGCGGGGCGCGGTGGAGGCCGGGGCGCTGCCCGGGCTGCTGCCCGGAGGCCGGCCGGCCACCGACCCGGTGGCCCGGGACGAGGTCGCCGCCGCCTGGGGCGTGGCCGCGCTGCCGCACCGGCACGGCCGGGACACCGGCCAGATGATCGAGGCCGCGGCCACCGGTGAGCTGGCCGCCCTGCTGGTGGCGGGCGTGGAGGTGGCCGATCTGCCGGATCCGGCGCGGGCGTTGACCGCTCTGGACGAGGTCGGTTTCCTGGTCAGCCTGGAGCTGCGGCCGTCCGCGGTCACCGAGCGGGCGGACGTGGTCCTTCCGGTGGCGGCGGTGGTCGAGAAGGCCGGGACGTTCCTCAACTGGGAGGGCCGGGCCCGGTCGTTCGAGGCCGCGCTCAAGCCGGACCAGATGACCCGGCGGCAGCTCCTGCCGGACGCGCGGGTCCTGCAGATGCTCGCCGACGCCATGACGGGGACCGACGGCGGTTCCGCCGTGGGAGCCCTGGACCTGCCGGACGTCCGCGCGGTGCGCCGGGAGCTGGACCGGCTCGGCGGCTGGCGCGGCCCGTACGCCGGGGAGCCGCGGGAGACGGGGCGGTCGCTGCCCCGTCCGGGCGCCGGCGAGGCGGTGCTGGCCGGGCACCGGCTGCTGCTGGACCAGGGGTTGTTGCAGGAGGGCGACGAGGCGCTGGCCGGCACCCGGCACGCCGCGGTGGCCCGGCTGTCGGCGACCACCGCCCGGGAGGCGGGGGCCGAGGACGGCGGGCTGCTGGAGGTCACCGGGCCGGCCGGTTCGGTGCGGCTGCCGCTGCGGGTCACGCCGATGCCCGACCGGGTGGTGTGGCTGCCGTTGAACTCCGTGGGCGGTGGCGTCGCCGCCGACGCCGGGGCGCACCCCGGTGAGCTGGTGAAGGTCAGTGCGGTCCCGGGTACGCCGGCGCCGGCCAAGGAGGTGGACGCATGA
- the nuoF gene encoding NADH-quinone oxidoreductase subunit NuoF yields the protein MTVAAEFGGASRPHTGGTSPEKVLAPVLSAFWDAPESWTLETYLRHDGYEGARRALAMDPDDVIAYVKDSGLRGRGGAGFPTGMKWQFIPQGDGKPHYLVVNADESEPGTCKDIPLLFANPHALIEGIVIAAHAIRSNHAFIYLRGEVVPVLRRLHEAVREAYAAGHLGKGVLGSGRDLDVTVHAGAGAYICGEETALLDSLEGRRGQPRLRPPFPAVAGLYACPTVVNNVESIASVPAILNKGKEWFRSMGSEKSPGFTLYSLSGHVANPGQYEGPMGITLRQLLDVSGGMRPGHRLKFWTPGGSSTPLLTEEHLDVPLDYENVGAAGSMLGTKALQCFDETTCVVRAVTRWTEFYAHESCGKCTPCREGTYWLVQLLRDIEAGKGRPEDLDKLADIADNINGKSFCALGDGAASPIFSSLQYFRAEYEEHITGRGCPFDPAKSTLWADRDAHLGVNA from the coding sequence ATGACCGTGGCAGCCGAATTCGGCGGCGCCTCCCGGCCGCACACCGGAGGGACCAGCCCGGAGAAGGTCCTCGCCCCCGTGCTCTCCGCCTTCTGGGACGCCCCCGAGTCCTGGACGCTGGAGACCTATCTGCGCCACGACGGCTACGAAGGGGCCCGCAGAGCCCTCGCCATGGACCCGGACGACGTCATCGCCTACGTCAAGGACTCCGGGCTCCGCGGCCGTGGCGGCGCCGGCTTCCCGACGGGGATGAAGTGGCAGTTCATCCCGCAGGGCGACGGCAAACCGCACTACCTCGTCGTCAACGCCGACGAGTCCGAGCCCGGGACCTGCAAGGACATCCCGCTGCTCTTCGCCAATCCGCACGCCCTCATCGAGGGGATCGTGATCGCCGCTCACGCGATCCGTTCGAACCATGCCTTCATCTATCTGCGCGGCGAGGTCGTGCCCGTCCTGCGCCGGCTGCACGAGGCCGTGCGGGAGGCGTACGCGGCGGGCCACCTCGGCAAGGGCGTCCTCGGCTCGGGCCGCGACCTGGACGTCACGGTGCACGCCGGCGCCGGCGCGTACATCTGCGGAGAGGAGACCGCGCTGCTGGACTCCCTGGAGGGCCGTCGCGGACAGCCCCGTCTGCGTCCCCCCTTCCCGGCCGTGGCCGGCCTCTACGCCTGTCCCACTGTGGTGAACAACGTCGAATCCATCGCCTCGGTTCCCGCGATCCTGAACAAGGGCAAGGAGTGGTTCAGGTCGATGGGCAGCGAGAAGTCCCCGGGCTTCACGCTCTACTCGCTCAGCGGCCACGTCGCCAACCCCGGCCAGTACGAGGGCCCGATGGGCATCACACTGCGCCAACTCCTCGACGTCAGCGGGGGGATGCGCCCCGGCCACCGGCTGAAGTTCTGGACGCCGGGCGGCTCCTCGACGCCGCTGCTCACCGAGGAGCACCTCGACGTGCCGCTCGACTACGAGAACGTCGGCGCGGCCGGCTCGATGCTCGGTACCAAGGCGTTGCAGTGCTTCGACGAGACCACCTGCGTCGTGCGGGCGGTGACCCGCTGGACGGAGTTCTACGCCCACGAGTCCTGCGGCAAGTGCACACCGTGCCGTGAAGGGACCTACTGGCTGGTGCAGTTGCTGCGCGACATCGAGGCGGGCAAGGGCCGGCCCGAGGACCTCGACAAGCTCGCCGACATCGCCGACAACATCAACGGCAAGTCCTTCTGCGCCCTCGGCGACGGCGCCGCCTCGCCGATCTTCTCCTCGCTCCAGTACTTCCGCGCGGAGTACGAGGAGCACATCACCGGCCGGGGCTGCCCGTTCGACCCCGCCAAGTCGACCCTCTGGGCCGACCGCGACGCTCACCTGGGGGTGAACGCATGA